The stretch of DNA ACATTTACGAATAAACCGAAGTATATCGACTTAATTATTCTTAAAACTTCAGAGGCTTTACCACTGTAGCGAATTTTTATCAACTCTATATCTGTAATAGCACCCGATCTTTTCCAAAGTGGAGCAAAAAAATATGCGGTAATAATGGAACCAACCGACATTGACCACCAAACCCAATTTCCTGAAATTCCGTTTTCAAAAACAAGCTCTGTAACTGCCAGAGGAGTGTCAGCCGCAAAAGTTGTAGCCACCATTCCAGTACCCGCCACAAACCAAGAAAGTTTCCCTTCGCTCTGAAAATACTCTCTAAGACTCTGATTTCTTTTTCTAAAAAATAGGGACAAACCAAAAGTGAAAAATAAAAATATTCCGATTACAATAAGATCAATAGAATTTGAGAAGCCATTCATAATCTGACTGAAATTCCCATTTCCCTCATACTTTTTTTAACTTCGAGAATCGATTCTTCCTGAAAATGAAAAATAGACGCTGCTAAAACTGCGTCTGCTCCTCCTCGTAAGATTGCCTCTACAAGATGCTCGGCACCACCTGCTCCTCCGCTAGCAATCACAGGAATTTTTACATTGGAAGTGACTAACTTCAATAAAGGAATATCGTAACCATCCTTTGTGCCATCCCTATCCATTGAAGTGAGTAAGATTTCGCCACACCCGTAACTTTCTGCCTCCAATGCCCAATCCAAGATTTCTCTTCCTGTTTCAGTGCGTCCGCCATTTAAGTAAACTTCTTGACGTTCTCTTTCTTTGTTAAATTTTGCATCTATAGCACAAACTATGCACTGAGAGCCATAAATTTCACTCGCTTCTTTAAAAAGTTTCGGATTTTGAAACCCTGCGGTGTTTATGGATACTTTATCTGCCCCCCTCGTAAGTACATAACGAATGTCGGCTAACGTCCTGATTCCTCCACCGACTGTGAAAGGAATAAATATAGTATTGGCTACCTCTTCGACCAAGTGGATTAGAATATCTCTTTTATCTACAGAGGCTGTTATATCGAGAAAGCAAAGCTCATCGGCTAAATTCTTCTCGTAAGTTTTTGCACATTCAACAGGATCCCCTGCATCTTGCAAATTTACAAAATTAACACCCTTTACTACTCTTCCATTTTTTACGTCTAAACAAGGAATTACTCTTTTAGTGAGAGCCGACATATTTATTGAATCGTCCTCGGTAGCTCAATCATAAACTCCCCCAAGCGATCCAATTCATTTACAAAACTAAGAAGCCTTCCTTCTTGAAAAGAATCTGCGGAAATTTGTAAACCGATTGGCAGACCCTTGGAATCTTTCCCGAGAGGAATACTTATAGCTCCAATTCCAGCAAGGTTGACGCTTGTAGTCATAATATCTGCTTTGTACATCTGAATTGGATCTTTTGTTTTCTCTCCAATTTTAAACGCAGTCGTAGGAGAAGTAGGCTGTAAAATAAAATCTACTTTTTCAAAAAAATCTTTATAGTTTTTCCGAATAACTCTTCTTGCAGCAAGTGCTTTACCGTAATACGCTTCGTAATACCCTGAAGAAAGCGCAAAAGTGCCAAGTATAATTCTTCTTTTTACTTCTTTCCCAAACCCTTCTGTCCTCGAATC from Leptospiraceae bacterium encodes:
- the hisF gene encoding imidazole glycerol phosphate synthase subunit HisF, producing the protein MSALTKRVIPCLDVKNGRVVKGVNFVNLQDAGDPVECAKTYEKNLADELCFLDITASVDKRDILIHLVEEVANTIFIPFTVGGGIRTLADIRYVLTRGADKVSINTAGFQNPKLFKEASEIYGSQCIVCAIDAKFNKERERQEVYLNGGRTETGREILDWALEAESYGCGEILLTSMDRDGTKDGYDIPLLKLVTSNVKIPVIASGGAGGAEHLVEAILRGGADAVLAASIFHFQEESILEVKKSMREMGISVRL